The Besnoitia besnoiti strain Bb-Ger1 chromosome IV, whole genome shotgun sequence genome contains a region encoding:
- a CDS encoding hypothetical protein (encoded by transcript BESB_057610): protein MGEARRRASCSAETTTAAGNKGTTHWQRGIRRLGPAEPRSPRGSSRAPALAQPLLSKGGSTAFEARANAPPPGPEVAARLRTGIPLPFWAPRGPIRCRVTWAEPAFVHRESSQEIRQEPKSAQFPAVRSLGGARRL from the coding sequence ATGGGCGAGGCACGACGACGAGCAAGCTgctcggcggagacgacgacggcggcgggaaATAAGGGAACGACACACTGGCAGAGAGGAATACGACGCCTTGGACCGGCTGAACCACGCAGCCCCCGAGGAAGTAGCCGGGCGCCAGCGCTGGCACAGCCGCTTCTCTCCAAGGGCGGCTCCACCGCCTTCGAGGCCCGGGCGAACGCACCTCCGCCCGGCCCTgaagtcgcggcgcgcctcaggaCGGGCATCCCCCTACCGTTCTGGGCGCCAAGGGGTCCGATTCGCTGCAGAGTCACCTGGGCGGAGCCGGCGTTCGTCCATCGCGAGTCGTCCCAGGAGATTCGGCAGGAGCCGAAATCGGCACAGTTTCCGGCGGTCCGAAGCTTGggaggagcgcgaagacTCTAG